Proteins from a single region of Xiphophorus maculatus strain JP 163 A chromosome 22, X_maculatus-5.0-male, whole genome shotgun sequence:
- the tmem72 gene encoding transmembrane protein 72 — MGNSGSVWWTVVECACRILGVSTATVLCAVGVETVQQGEFNSLGIYLITSSVGIMMFELAYFLDSLLSMCIPCPPNWQVFVLWGKMARVGGFHKFLYYSIMSVVCFLHPVLVWHAIIPGSMLLVTAFFNFILSKKAKTKSPKSPPESNGDQSQTTVTERSGSNGTSSFFQAVMGRKGGEMALTDPDHCFEPQDRGESVQAMLEQVQTVAPAHTERRKRGWKEMIWFREREEPVEREMEEMNESEPDTTSDTAPMITD, encoded by the exons TGTTGTGCGCGGTGGGAGTAGAGACAGTCCAACAGGGAGAATTCAACAGCCTTGGCATCTACCTGAT AACATCCTCTGTCGGCATCATGATGTTTGAGTTGGCATACTTTCTGGATTCCCTACTGTCCATGTGTATTCC CTGTCCTCCAAACTGGCAAGTGTTTGTCTTGTGGGGGAAGATGGCTCGTGTTGGAGGCTTTCATAAATTCCTCTACTACTCCATCATGTCAGTGGTCTGCTTCTTGCACCCTGTGTTGGTTTGGCACGCAATCATCCCAG GATCAATGCTTTTGGTAACAGCATTTTTCAACTTCATACTAAGCAAGAAAGCAAAGACCAAGTCTCCCAAGAGTCCACCAGAGAGCAATGGTGACCAAAGCCAAACAACTGTAACAGAAAGATCTGGCTCCAACGGCACGTCCTCGTTCTTCCAAGCAGTGATGGGAAGAAAGGGAGGGGAAATGGCCCTCACAGACCCAGATCACTGCTTTGAGCCACAGGACAGAGGAGAGAGCGTCCAGGCCATGCTGGAGCAGGTGCAAACAGTAGCACCTGCGCACacagaaaggaggaagagggggTGGAAAGAGATGATCTGGTtcagagagagggaggagcCTGTGGAAAGGGAGATGGAGGAGATGAATGAGTCTGAACCAGACACCACCTCAGACACTGCACCTATGATCACTGACTGA